The Pagrus major chromosome 24, Pma_NU_1.0 region ATCGTAACAAGAGAGTAAAAGATGTCTTTTCTGTGTGAATTGCAGAACACAGGTGGGTCGTTTGCTGACTAATactgcttcctgtctctctctgaagtcATCACACTTATGTCAGCGTCATCAACAAGACGCTCTCATCCTGCTCGCTGCACAATCAACAAACTCATCATCCTTCCTCCCATCTCTCACTGTTCAGTCCCAAGTGTTTTCTTTGGGCTcccagtgtgtgcatgtgtgtgtgtgtgacgtccATGACAGAGAAAGTGAGCACCTTTGTGTGTCCATATGTGTCTGGGTGGCGGAGAACGCGCTGGGCGCCCTGCTGGGAGCACAGATGGTGCCGAGGCCTGCCACGGCAGCGCTGACGATGGCCACATTCTCACATGGGACCCCCAGCTTTCTGGATCCCACACCTCCTGTTCAGGCCCGAACTGacacccccccctcctcccttcctccttctcaaccacacacactcacacacacacacacacacacagggccagAGTCCAGGCCACTGCCTATTTCACTACCCtggaagaaaagacagaacacaacacatgGACAAGTTGGCGGTCACACACTGCCCAGAGTGTTCCcctgtgcgtgagtgtgtgtcccAGTGATGTAAGTGATGCAAATGCGAGAAGAGTTGTCAGATTTAGAGTTTCCGGGACTAAAATGCTCAGCCGCGACAACTTCTACCGTCTCACGAACGGCGTTTTCTCCCCGTTCGTCTTCATTTTTGCACACTTccatttttctcctctccggCCTCtaattttcttctctctcccagATGCCCCCTGTGGCTCGCCCGTCCACCTGAGAGAAGCCTCATACATCTCCTGACAAAGTGACTAATCCTTCCCATTTCACAGCTCCATCCCACTGCTCCCCGAATGTTCGAAACTGTGtgtacgcgtgtgtgtgtggtaggtGACAGGTGGGAGTATGTCACCCGAGTTCaaggtgttttttgttgtaacaAGCGGCTCAGACAGCTGTGGGCTCTGACTGATTAGAGGAATAACTCCATTACAGACGTCTCATCAGAGCGGCTTCACTTTATGACAGCTTCTTTAAAGTGACgtccacctacacacacacacaaaaaggtaTTTTTATGCTCTTGGAATACAACGGGATCCTTTCTAAAAAATCAGCTTTCATATTTGCATCTTATTTCCGCTGAAACTCTGTAATATTAGACCTCAGCTGCATTGGTGATATAAGCCCCGTGAAGAATAATCATAACCATAAATCAGTGGActgcttcctgtgtgtctgcctgttcTCAATGATTATTCAAACCGCAGTCAGAGGGCATTTCAACCCAAACTGAACTCATGTTCCATAAAGTGGTCTTTTTAAAGGGATGTTTCACCTTGAAATGTATAAaggaagcctttttttttttttgaaaaagatgtAACAAGTTGGATGTGTTCATTTCAATGAAACAACCGTGCCTACGTCTGGTTTTCAGATAACCTTGGGtttgaaatgttcctttaatgcaATAATAATGGTGTTTTTGAGCGCATTGAGTCACGTGAAAAGGCCGTCAATAGAGTGCTGAATCAATACACTGAATGAGCGTGTGCgtgatttataaaaaaaaaaaaaaacatattatgcGCCATGTCAAAGAGAAATTTTCTTGGTGAAGGAATGTTTTACATCATCCTTGAATATATAGACAATGTATTGCCAACATGTTcttgcatacatacatacatacatacatacatacatacatacatacatacatactgtagtACTCATCTCTCTTGTTTATTCAAAGGAATGAATGTAATGGagctttttcatgttttttaataagCATTGGTTGACACGATACATTTGGTGTCAGGGTGAAACAGAGACTAAAAATAAGACACTTGCTGTTATGTTTCTAGCAGAAAGGGACACAAGACAACAGGAAGTATAATAACAAGGTCACTTCAATAAACTAACTGGAGGTGGAACAGAAACTGGTGGAGCAACACAAATAACTCAAGGCGGCAGGAAAGTCCAGGTGAAAACAAGTCAGGGATAATCccaaaaaataaagagaaatccAAAACGCAACCAAAGAAAACTAAGAGCAAGCAGGAGAAGTACAAGCACCGGGGAAAAGGCAGGACTGGGGGACTTGCGACTAAACAGGAGGGCAAAAACAGAAGTGTAAGTGATGGAAAACACATAGAGTAAACACATGAGGGCTAATCAACTAAttgaacagaaataaaagaggaaaaaagacaaaggagCATGGAAACTGGGCAGCGTACAGGTGGACCGAATGATGATACTCTCCCAGTTGTGTCCTCCAACACCACTGCACATTCTTGCGCTAATCGCCGCAACGCCTGATTTGTTCTGAATGAGGCCTGAGTGGAGCTTTTtagctgaaaacagctgcctgcagcTGCTAGTTCACCAAAACAGCGAAGTTGTGGGccataaaaccacaacaatgtgctgaaagatgctaaaaactCAACTTCAGAGTTGGGTGATAATTCAAAGTGGGTTCATCTCTTAGAGCATCATCTTTCACATATTAGTGTTTAATCCAttgttaaaggagaccttttttcctttcctttagtgTTTTTTAGTTCACATGTAGTCAAAAGatcctgaaagttaaaaagttcaacagaagctcctctctcccacagaaaacactgctcctgaaacgcctcgtcaatAGTCCCGCCCTTAactccgtgactttgtgacatctcactatgtcaccatgtcacacatttgcataattcatgCCGAGTGGCTGGTTTAGCACTCGAGAATTgctttagcacagctgctctgttgttgttagcggtgctgggtcaggcgtgtgtgagctgaccaatcagaacagactgggtattcaggagggagggccttaaagagagaggagctaaaacagagcgtttcagatgacagtatgagaaaactaaCATCAATATGTGATGCAATaatatgtcttgtttgtgtgtttgtctcatttCCCCTGGTCATGTTTTTAACGTTCATATAGTCGTACATCTGATCGCTGCCCCGCGTCACAACAAAGAGTCACTTCCCCAAACAGAAGTGTGACTTAATGTGAGATTCAGGGCACTTAAACAAAACGTCTAACACAATCCACTTTAGTCTTTTACCAGCAACGTCATGACTAAACCAAACGTCATCCCTCTGACTGAAACCACCGCTCTCTGCTGACTGCACCACCCTGCAGTTCGCCTCCCTGTCTCCACAGTCAGTACATCAGCTGTGGGATGTAATTGCAGcaggcacaaacaaaacagcctTGGAGGGGTCCTTCATGTCTTTGGCCGAGGGCCTTGCGGACTGAGGAGGGGTCCGGGCGTCGCAGACCACCAAGCATCTCCACTTCTCCGTCTGTGGAGCAATTAGGGTGGTgggccatgtgtgtgtgtgtggtgtgtgtccGTGGGCTCCAGCTGTCAGGAGGCCTCTGTCTCCTGGTCCTGACATGTCTCCGATACACCCCGCTGTGAGTCtctctgtgtcacacacactccACGGACCCGGCCGGAGCCCAAGGCGAGCTGTCGGTCAtctcacacacatgtgcacattcactctctctctctcacacacacacacacacagtgagtttTCACTGATATGGTCCTTCTGGCACTGTTGTAgtacttctctctctcactcacccacagtgtgtgtgattttgtgtgtgtgtgcgcgcggtGGCAATAAGCATGGCGGTGGCTGCGGGCCACGGCAAGTCATCCGTGCTTCCCCTTATCGTTTTAATCACCTCGTTAGGCGCAGCTAGTCCCCACACTCGCTGGCCACTGCCCCTCCTCTGGAACCATGCCCTCCTGACCCAACGCTGGTGGTGCCACCGGGCACAGGGAGGCATGATGGGGGGAGgacaagaaaacaagagagtggaggaagagaagagaagagaagtagAAGAGTATGAGATGCAGTAAAAGTTGAAAAAGTGCAACATTTCAACTCTAAACTGGCTCTTTCTCAGGTTACACAGGGATCACACAGAGTCTGGTGTCAAATATTTTGGCAACTGCAGATTTCTGATTCTGTATGATTAGACGATAATAATTATTTTGGGTTTTGTTTGGATGTATTTGCTTTTCAAGAGCCTGAAAAATCATCTTTGCACACCTGAAAGTgtgacagagagcagcaggtgCAAACGTCCAAGGAAAGTGACGGTGTTCTGCACAAACTAGCAGCTTTTTATGACCCATACTGACGTTTTGCTTGTGCgtgttgaacttttttttagaaCAATGTTGGTATACAGTCCCTTTATTCTTGTACTGTTGGACTTCTAGACATCTTCTAATTctggttttcttcttctgaccTGACCGTAACTCaaaaacaagcctgttttgctgTTATGTTAACAAAAACCAAtgtaaactaaactaaacctaaaACTTGTGTTAGCTCTTGCAAACTGCTAATCCATGTATCAGGAgctctgtctcttttttgttAATAGGCCTGTAAAAAattgcatagtgcacctttaaatgtctaATATTAAAACATAACTAATGTTGCACCAGTGGTTCCTTCATGAAAGAGACATTTCCCATCTGAAATTCTCACGcggttttattttaaataaaactttcagGCTGAAACAGGTAAAATTATACAATATTTAACAAAGTAAGTAACGATTATGGAAAAGTCGAagcaataaataaacatttctgcaacagatctgtttttatcttctttttctcttattATCGTGTCCCGACCCTCCAGCTTTACATTGTGACTCTTCAGAGCCTATCAAATACTATAAAATACTActtacttttttcttcttttttaaaaatgtatataaccCAAAATCCCAATCACATTGCCTgagtgggctttacaatctgtacagttaacaacatcctctgtccttagacccagaaaaaacaaacacacagtagatGTCGTGTgcagagaacagaaaaacaaaatcacagagTATACAGATTTCACTGACAGAATGCCTAATAAAAGTAGATCATATAAAATAATCTTCATAAGTGAAGAATGTGTCAACCAtgaggacgactgagcaggccgaggcatcaCCTAGTGGTGCCCAAGCCACCCGACGTCCTCACagtggtgacctggaagaggacgcacaagataattagcacaCATCACTGCATCAGTAACTtctgatactttaagtacattcaGCTATTAACACTTCTGTTCTTTCACTTAAGTTGGaaatttgaatgcaggactttcacATTGTTGAAGCCTGTTTGCTTAAGAAATGATCTGCAGATGAGTATTTGATACAGGGAGAATCATCCAGAACTGTAACCATGGCCACAAATATTTTAGAAACATGAGTATAATAAAGAAAAGGCCTTATATGAAgaatcaaatgtgaaaaagcaCAATTAGACAAGACAAGAAATGATAGATTTTAAAACCTGATGCCACATCTGACTCACCCTGAAAGAAGTCTGATTGAGAACAGAGTTTACACACTCTTTCTCAggctttctctcttcctctctgtagTTTTGAAAAGTAGGATTGAATTTTAATCTTTACAGTTAAGTATATCAAACAGATTTAGGTGAAGGAATAGAGTCCCACTCTTGGGTCTAACTGTATCCAACTGCCACAAGATAATAAAACCTATCAACAGTGCATCATggatttgtattatttatatcaggatttattaaagttattacaatgtgAAGGAAAAAACGATTATCCTGACTGATCCTGtctgaaggagagaaaaaatggatgcttttattttttaaatctcatctcatctcatctttaACCCTTAATGAAGGACTTCTGACTTCCAGGCCAATCAGATCTTAACTTGAaaatctcctcctctcctcctctctacaCCTGCactttacaaaacacacacacacacacacacacacacacacacacacacacacacacacttaattttttaatcattaccATTCACTGAAAACGTGCGCACGTGCACAAACTCACAACGCGGACACACGTatttacttgattattttttccccccctccacctccatctccatctccatctccaccctTTATCATGCGCACATCTCTTGCTTTTTCCCTTTGCCCACTACTCCCACGGGAGGGGAGAGCGCTCGAGGGCTGAGGGGCGTGAAGAGAGAGAgtagagagaggagggaggaggtgcgtgtgtgtgtgtgtgtgtgtgtgtgtgtgtgagggagagagagagagagagagggggcggTGTTAGACAATACCATTCCTCAAATATATTCCATCCCCTCCGTCCCTGAAGTGAGCCTTTATTAGTCGGGATCGTTTGGATCTTATCTCGCATATGACACTCTGCTGGAAGAAAAGGCTGCACGGGGCGGATTATCTGCGAGCTGCCGTCCGATCCGCTCGCTCCTGACACGGGGAGAGCCCCCTCGCTTATCTCGCCCCCTTCATCTCCATCTTCCACAGGCGGATGGACGAGTAGCCCTGACcgcacttttttcttttcctccactATCAGCTCCATCTATTGTCCTGCCATCGCTGGGATCAACActtggagagaggagaggggggggcTTGCCTGCTCCCTGCACACATCATTAttatctaatttttttttcttcttcttctttttgtttatttaatcgACTAATCGTCTTAAAGTGCTCCGGACTGTTCTGATCTCCTCCCGCTTTGACCCCCCTTACGCACGCCTTGATTTCCCCATGTTGCAAGTTCGCGGCtgagaaaagtaaaagtagtttgtttgggggtttttttgtttgtttttttcgttAATGTTTCGCTCCCAGCTGAAGGTGCATCTCTGTCACATCTGATGGTGGTTCGGCCGGTGGAATATGAGTTAATCTGGAGTGTTTTTAACTTGGTTTCCAGACGTTTCATCCGCCTCCAAACTCTTTGTCAAGGTGAGTCTCAAATGTGGTGGGAAATAAATCTTGGCTACAAACAcctgagaaaaaataaaaaataatgaatgagttctttttttttaatattcgtGCCCACATTTACGAATTTTGATATGTTTCGTGCCACTGACACGTTTATGTGGTCTCCCCTcgctttgtaaaaaaaaaaaaaacgcacaaAAGCTCCGCTGGTTTCATGTCCAGCAGATGTCAACATTATTTTTGCCGTCTTCTGCCTCCATGCTGTCAAGTCACTCCGACCTCAGCCAAGCAGATGTGTTCATCACACTGTGACAGATGGCCAATTCTGATTATgttaattcacacacacaaaaaaaaacaaaaaacgtagTTTCTCCTCCAGAAATAATCAAAActtaagttatttatttattttttaaaggcaaacaaataaaagaaaataaattcgaaacaaaaatcaaacaaatcacTTTAaagatgtgatgttttttaattgttcgGCTCTATTTTAAGGCCTTGGGCTTTAATAAATTAACCATTACCCTTGTTTTTCGAGGCATTCATTATTTATGGAGTTTAATGTTATTATGCAACGAACAGTAGTCTGCCTTTTTGGATTTATGGAGGGGGCCCTGGCACCCAAACCAGCACCCGCTATGGGATTTCTCATACTGGGGGCCTCAGGGTGCCTGAAAACCCTACAAACAATTACGCTTAATTgagatttattcattatttttaattttatttgggAGTTTCGATCATAAATGTCAAGAGGAGATAAACGGAAGCGTCATTTTAAGAatttagaaattaaaaaataaatagaaagcagcttaaatcagtgttttaataGTTTCTGTCCACACCACAGGTTCTTCAGGAGGAGTGACTGCCAACACCAGAGAATAAAAATGATGCTGAGCCCGGACCAGGCTGAGGCGGACCTCTCCTGGACTCAATCCGACCCGGAGTCGCTGCTCAACGGCCTCAAGTCGGCCGGCTGCACCTCGGACGAGCCGGCGGAGGGCGAGGACAGGCCCAAGTGCAAAGCCGACCAGCCCCTAagcagggaggagaagaggaggaggcggagggcCACGGCCAAGTACCGCTCGGCCCACGCCACCAGAGAGAGGATCCGGGTGGAGGCGTTCAACGTGGCCTTCGCGGAGCTGAGGAAATTACTCCCCACCTTGCCCCCGGACAAGAAACTGTCCAAGATCGAGATACTCAGACTGGCTATATGCTACATCTCCTATCTCAATCACGTGTTGGATGTCTAAAAAGTGGCCCCCCATGAGAGAGAGATGGTTGGGTTGGTGTAGGATTGGACTCAAGGCGCATGCTGGGCGTCAATTGGGTATGGCAAGGTTGGCAGCTCGGGTCGACTGATGacggggattttttttttaaagcagataCCCGGTGTTTttacagctgatcacagctgatcaCTACTTTAAAATAAGTCGATTTGCCGTTGAAAAAAATGGGGGAAGAAAAGTCAAAGTTGCACACACGAGTGAAAAGTTACAAAGTCCAAAAAGCCGAATAAACATTTGAATTAATTcagtttggaaaaaaacacatttcatccCAGATATAGTGAAGTTCAGGTTTGGTTAGCTGTTACAAACTGATATATGGTCTAACACCTGTGACACGAGCTCCCTTCTTGCTTCGACATCCGGAACTCCATTTGCATTTTTgcggtttttaattaaaacagccTGACAAAATTAAAATCCTGACAAACATCCACTAATTCAGCCTTGAAATGAGTCGAATATGAATCCATCTTGTCTCCGGCTGCTGTTACTTTGCCATACCTGTAATATTTGACTGAGCTGAGCCCCTCAGTGTGAGGTCCAGTGTTGGTTATGATGGTGTAAAGTTGTCGAAAACTGACCGCCCCACTGAACAAAAAGGCATCAAGCGCCGAGTCGTTTGAGCTGTTTTAGATGCAATAATGagaataatgattattttccgGTGCACAGTGAAGGAGGCTGGGCTGTAAGAGCCCCGACagaccccccacccccccagtAAAAAGTGatggagaaaatgaagaaactttAATTTGATCACCCTCACAAATGATGTATTTTCAAGTCCTCCCCTCACTGcatcaaacagaaacaaacactgggGCATTTTTCAGATGGGAAACGACAAGGATGTAAAACGAGAATAGCTGCTTTAGATCTAGTTTAGACGATGTTTTCCgtaaaggaaggaaaaaaaaaaagattcaatgCGTAAGTGCCACTTATGACATATGAAATTGTGAccttaatcatgtttttttatttaaaagtgtatggaattatttatttaattgtgttGATATTTAAGGCTAATTTATTTTACGTTATGATATCATAGGCTGGCGTCTCtttttgtataaatgtatattgtTTGTTGCTTCTATATTTTAGGCTGTGAAATTGAACTTGGAAAAAGTGATGGTGTTCTACTCTTAAAAATGGCACTTTCTGTTTATCCATAACTTATTCGTTTTTGATGTATGTttgatgtcatttttgtttcatttctacTTAATGTCACGTCTATTGTCTATCAATAGCAACGATAAGCACTTCAACATGGGGCTCAGCTGCTCCCATAGATGTTTATTTCCCTAAATCTGTTGTGTTCAGAGGTTGCTCGGAGAATTGGGCtgcttaaaaaagaaaaaaaaaccgtTCAAGTTATAAATTTGTTTCACTGACAGAATAATGTACAAACAGTAACAGATTCAGAAGCAaacctctttttgtttttgctgtgaccaaaaaaaataatactaataataatttcgagaaaagaaaaaaaaatagtctgaatttattatcttcaatgttttgatgttttggtttatttatttgtctctgCTTTGTATGACAAAAATTCAATAAGTAATTTtatagtgaagaaaaaaaaaacatatcctCTATCCAAAGATTTTTTGTCTCTTCAGGGTTGTGTAGGCTACTTGTTGCTTTATGCAGATCTTTTGTAGTAGAGGTATCGTGTGACAGCTGGTTTCTAATGGACAAACTTTTCATATTTTCCggtgttatttttaattaaaacggaaatacttgaaaaaaaaaacctttcctgtcgtgaaacattttttaaataaagttgtttttgtttttaaagcaccaaaaaaaatgAGCCAACAAGCAGCCTGTGGCGATATTCAGCTGATTGCATTGATGGATATGGCGGAGGATGACGTCAGGTTCACGCTTATGCAGGGAGCGCGTGCGTGGGGGTGACATAAGTTCTCATGCAAATCAGCACGCAGGCTTTCAGatggcgcgcacacacacacacacacacacacacacacacaagctaacacacattcagactactgtacacacacaaacacacatagacaaGGCAAGGTGAAATAAGTGCATGCAGACAGCAGAAAActcactccacacacacacacacacacacacacacacacacacacacacacacacacacacacacacagtggtcaGCAGCTAAAGGCAGTGGTAGCCTACATGTGTGCTCCTGGCTGAAAGGCTCTCTGCCTCCCCAGAGAGGGGGCAGGTGTTACTCCAGACGAGCCAAGACAACCAAATTACTGGCCGTCTGGCACCTCCCGTGGGAAACccggggagagaggagggatgggaGAGATGGAAATTTATGAGCGAGCGAGCGCCGAGATGTAATATTGCCAAATGGTATGAACAAAAAGGTccaaatatttatattcatttgtGATATATACGCCTATTCCCATCGATTGCACTATAAAAAGCCTTGTAGATGAGTTGCAGAGCAGGAGATGTGGAGGACGCGTGAATGCTTTTATCCAGGCTTCATTAGATTATCATgagtggggtttttttgcacGAGCATGGGTGGCCCCAGTGGGATTCGAACCCTTCACCCTGGAAATGCCACAGTTAAGCTGCTCCAGTTGAGCAACAGAATGCATTATGTCAAATATGTCTGATTACAAactatctatccatctatctatctatctatctatctatctatctatctatctatct contains the following coding sequences:
- the LOC141020384 gene encoding helix-loop-helix protein 2-like, translating into MMLSPDQAEADLSWTQSDPESLLNGLKSAGCTSDEPAEGEDRPKCKADQPLSREEKRRRRRATAKYRSAHATRERIRVEAFNVAFAELRKLLPTLPPDKKLSKIEILRLAICYISYLNHVLDV